A window of Pangasianodon hypophthalmus isolate fPanHyp1 chromosome 29, fPanHyp1.pri, whole genome shotgun sequence genomic DNA:
TGAAGCCACTGGAGACGTATTCAAGACTCGCGAGAATGATTTGGTTCCTTTCGCCTGACTGGTTTGTAATCCTTTCTTCATGCTGCTATGGTTCCTCGTCTCCTCTCTGCAGAGCCTGAAGCAGCGGCTTGGGAAGAGCAACATCCAGGCACGGCTGGGCCGGCCCATTGGCCCGCTGATGCGGGGAGGTGCCGGGGGTCGTGGCTTCGGCGTGGCAGGAATGCGAGGAGCCACACGAGGCCTCAGAGGACGAGGAAGAGGAGGTGCCATGAGAGGAGCGCTGGCTCTTAGAGGTGTGATGAATTCTCATCACAGCATGCATAAGCCTAAAATATATACTGCAGTAATGCTGTCAGGCGTGCTGATTTTACAGAGCTTCAAGTTAACTGTACCGAACTATACAGTTATTATCGTTAAACTGGGGTGTAATGATTTAATTGCCAGCTGTCAAActcaaacatcagaaaatatGAAGCTGCTGCATTGTTACAGACCTGTCATTGACTGCTGCGGACATACGGCAcattaatgctgtgtgtgtgtgtgtgtgtgtgtgtgtgtgtgtgtgtgtgtgtgtgtgtgtgtgtgtgtgtgtgtggacaggtCAGCTGAAGGGCCGAGGTGGCCCGGGGCGTCTGGGTATTCGGAGGGGAATGCGTCAGCGTGGCGGAGCCACGGGTCGTGGAGCGGCACGTGGAGGAGCCGGACCCCGAGGTGAGGAGTTAtaggacattttatttatttggatatgaatttgtataataatgattttttttttctgtgcagcatttacacaaaatgtgttcttcagtaaaatccagtgatccaaaaaaaaaaatccaaaaatgtttATATCCTACCACAGCCGAGATTGTGTAAATGTACACAAAAGGAGtggcattgttcacatactcacTTGTGTATCTTATGTACGTCTGGAGGAATAAAAGCAGAACATCTCCGTCCTAAAGGTTTCCAAGTTGAACTGTAACgtttagtgatttcatgcacagtaaCGTTAAACAGACGGCGCTCCAGTTCTCTGTAAAACGTTCTGCCGTGGGTGTGATTGTCCTGCTCTGTGTTTCAAATCAAAACCTCTCACCAtgcattcaaaaataattactaaTCTGTAAAAATCCGGAAGACTGGTACTCGAAACAGTTCGTTCAGTAGGTTTaagagatgtgttttttttaaattcaaacacttaactgtaataggaaagcAGTTAGTGTTTGTACTCAATAAGGGTATATATTAGTAAGCAAGTgtttgatttgagacacagtgcTAGTTTCTTTATTCAGTTGCGGACGCAGTGTCACTTGGTTCTATACTGTTTCACATATTTCTGTTGGTATTGCACTATACGGAAGCAAATTACTGATGTACATAAGCGACGCACCAATCGACCACAGGATACTCGCGGCAGCCATCTTGCACACGCGTAGTTAACAGCAAGTATAAATCAGGCTTTAGTGTTTGTCTCTGGTAACtgatgcgctgcagtggctgaactgcattactggaagataaTTAGAAGGGTCTTTTCAGTTTCATCGTGTTCTAGTTTTCAACTCTCTGAGCTTtcccttttatggagttttgtggacGTGGCTAAGTGTTAATCAGCTGTAGCATGAAATATACTGAAAGATTGATATATAAGGCACAATGTCCATGTTGTTGATATTGAACAAGATGTACTGTATCTTGTGCCTTTCTTCCAGGTCGCGGAGGTCTGCGCGGTCGTGGCGGTTTCCTCGGCAGAGGCCGTGGGCGAGGTAGAGGCAGAGGAGCAGGACGTCCCGCTGTCACCAGGGAACAGCTGGACAATCAGCTGGATGCCTACATGTCCAAAACCAAGGGACATCTGGACGCAGAGCTGGATGCGTACATGGCCCAAGCTGACCCGGAGAGCATGGAGTGATCTGCAGATGTACACGCTGATATCTTGCCAGCCAGGCATATAGTTACaggcatttttttccctgaacgtccaatttaatcaaaatgctaTTTACACTGAACTTTCTACAAAGTGATGAGATATACAGTGAGAGCTGGATGTACCGTCAGATGTTAAGCTCCTCAAGCTTATTTACTGATTAGAGGGAAAAAGGAGCATCTTTTATACAGCATAGGCTCATTTAGTGTTCACTCAATGCCAGTAGAAATGCTGATTGAAGGGAAGTGGACATGGATATGTCTGTCCACCCTGTAACACCTTGTTCTGTAACTAGGAGCTTTGCCCCTGACATGGACCCTCAGAAAACAGACTTTTTGCCCTCTGAGTTTTATTGAGCTGGACTTTGgggaaaatattattattattgttattggtCTACTTTAAAACCTAATCAGATTTGTTCTGGCACATGCTGAATACACTGTGCTACAAACATGCTTCCCCTCCATCTTATGatattttattgtgattttaatgGTTATGTTGTGCTCAGTCATGTGATGACTGCCattgtttgtgtaaaaaaaaaaaaaaaaaaatccattactTGGTTTATTGTAATTCAACAACCATTTTTACTTtgtcttttaataaatattggCCTTGATGGACAAAAAGCTTTGTGTTTGATCTTAAGATGTGAAGCATCTGTCCTCATTGATGGaagtgcaattttttaaattactgtttTACAAAAATCAAAGCAAATCTCAGTTATTCTGTAATGTATGTAGTGTAATCACATTCATGGAGTccaaatcatttaaatatttcagccTTTGTTTATCTTGTGGTGTCTCAGGTGTTTGATAGGTCTCTTCAAATGTTACTAAGAGGTGACTGAGCATtgtagatattttattttgataatatTTTGTGTGAGATATTTGAGGTTGTAGTGGTGTAGACCTTCCACTAGAAGAATActtgtaagaatatcagcagCAAAGATTGTGAGATATtgtagttttattaaaataacccTCTTCATCTTTAGTGTGCTGTCTTAACtgcttattaatattaaatagcAGACGGCTCATATttcactgttgctaggcaactgagaAACATGGCTGCCGAACACGGAAGTTAATTAGTGACTGGGGCTAATTGGAGCTAGCAGtgcaaaacaaaggcagagggaaaacaaaataaacctaCAAAGAATATCATATGAGAGATTTTCCCCAGATGTGGTGCTGAATTACAAAGAAAAGGCTCCGTGCGActgaaattacactgtaattcgCTACAATGAGCATTAGCTGCTAACCGCCATGTTGAGTACGTCACTGTTGCGTCACGACTGAGCTATTGGTGAATACCAAGAAAAAAGGTGTGAAGTCTtgcaaataattaatataaataaattatataatattaatgtaatattaatatagtaTCATTATCGTAATACTGTTGTAgaaaatattagaatatataCTAGTCGTATGGTCGTGCGGAAATGACGTAAGGTTTCCATGACAACAAGACGCAGCTCAGCTCCAGAGGGaaagcacagagctgcagaGAGACAGTGGGAATGTGAGGAGAGCGTTCATAAGATTATCCTTCTGATATTTCCTTTACTtacatgaaatattaatattaatatattattttaatatcctGTGAGTCATATTGTCAGCTGCACCTCATCTTTATCAGAGAAGGAGCTCAGCAATGCTGGAAGCCATTAAAGTTACTGGTGAGTTTGCTGCATTATCTGATAAACCTAATGTtataattcaaataaacaaacagatagatagatagatagatagatagatagatagataagcatCTTTACCACAACAATTTTAAGTTTTAAGGAAAACCAAATGTCTTCCAAGACTTTCTAGTTATGATCATTGTTCTTCATCACTGACTGTAacatgaaaaggaaaaacattaaatgtgatgTGCATTCAGGAAGCTGCACTAGTGTAGAAAATAAGGTCTACAGATTCACAAGCTTTTCTTACATaatatttatagtaaaatatgtcattgttgatatgatgaagtagTGTGTTGAGGAGATGTCTAACATccgtggaaggagtctccagtgtcagcactttgtaacagtcagaagtaaagcggTAACTTTTCTGACACGGGAAAGACTTCgggcagaggagtttacgctttgctgCCTTATTACAccatgctgtttgtttgtttgtttgtttcctataacaacacgcccccaagtattttattttttaagctaTTCTctataatattattcatttttcattattcattatctGCCCCTCGCCTATGCAAATAATCATGCTCAGACAGAAAGGCAacccttttaaaaatgttttttttttttttacaatataaacaacataaaaataacacGACAGTATAATACCCTGATCATATTACTTAAATTGTGCATTGAATTCGATTTTAAATAGTCGTGATCATTTCACATCATGGAGTTTTGTTACAGTAATCGGCTGTGATGATGAAGCTGTGCCCTTCCAGCTCATTGCTCTCATTAGAAGCTCGCTGCTGTTGTGATTCGATGCCtcgggtgtttttttttttttttttttttgcagagtcctCTCACTGCCTGTGtactcccactgtccaaaataaTCAGGATCATTTTAATGAAGCGTGGCACAGTGCATCCTCAGAGCTCGCACACTCCAGCCACCGAGGTCAGTTTAACGTGACTTGATtgtaaaagacaaataaatatattcatgcACAAATCATCCCAAGGTTTGTGTCTAATGCAGCAGGACAGGTCAGATAAGATGTCAAAAACCGGCTGCAGTTTTGTCTTGCTGTAACTGAATCTCTCAGGGATTTATCAGTGAGGATATTTTCCTGACACGCTCCTTAAAAGGATTCATTAGGACTgtggaaaagtaaataaatctttaCAATAGGCTTTGTGTTGTTCTTTCATATCGATTTAATTTGTTGTAGCTACGAGGAGAACACAGAGGTTAGGTTTCCAGGAAAATGGGACACAAAGAGCAGAAGGAGAGCGACACCTTGACCCTTTAAATGTCTGAGGCTGTTTTAAATGTCATGTTAATTTACATcagctattttttaaattgttctttAGTAGGCATGGGTGTGTCGCTTCCTTGTTATGGGATTAATGATCTGGTGTGTGAAAGATCTGGTGTATTTAAAGCAGCCTCTGATCCAGTCTGATTTTAGAGCATGACTTCTTTCTGATCCACACTATtatcactgggactgacaccacagaggccacgcctcttttatTAGGCCTTTCTTTTATTGGGCCACGCCTTtatcactgggactgacaccacagaggccacgcctccttcactgagccACAGCTTcatcactgggactgacaccacagaggccacgcctgcTTCACTGAGCCACAGCTTtatcactgggactgacactacagaggccacgcctcctttactgagccACAGCTTtatcactgggactgacactacagaggccacgcctcctttactgagccACAGCTTTATCACTGGGACTGACgccacagaggccacgcctcctttactgagccACAGCTTtatcactgggactgacactacagaggccacgcctcctttactgagccACGCCTTTATCACTGGGACTGACgccacagaggccacgcctccttcactgagccACAGCTTTATCACTGGGACTGACGCCACAGAGGCCACGCCGCTTTACTGAGCCATGCCTTtatcactgagactgacaccacagaggccacgcctcctttactgagccACGCCTTtatcactgggactgacactacagaggccacgcctcctttactgagccACGCCTTtatcactgggactgacactacagaggccacgcctcctttactgagccACAGCTTtatcactgggactgacaccacagaggccacgcctcctttactgagccACGCCTTtatcactgggactgacactacagaggccacgcctccttcactgagccACAGCTTTAT
This region includes:
- the chtopa gene encoding chromatin target of PRMT1a, whose translation is MSSPSTQKVVLKSTTKVSLNERFTNMMKNKQPTAVSIRATMQQQHMASARNRRLAQQMENRPSVQAALQHKQSLKQRLGKSNIQARLGRPIGPLMRGGAGGRGFGVAGMRGATRGLRGRGRGGAMRGALALRGQLKGRGGPGRLGIRRGMRQRGGATGRGAARGGAGPRGRGGLRGRGGFLGRGRGRGRGRGAGRPAVTREQLDNQLDAYMSKTKGHLDAELDAYMAQADPESME